The following coding sequences lie in one Methanorbis furvi genomic window:
- the argF gene encoding ornithine carbamoyltransferase has protein sequence MKKDFLSITDLSCEEYDDILTLASRMKRQRYAGVPHPLLAGKTLAMIFEKASTRTRISFDVGMYDLGGYALYLNSRDTQLGRGETIADTARVMSRYVHGVIMRTFKHETITEFAKYSSIPVINALSDKEHPCQIMADSLTLKEKFGELQGLKIAWIGDGNNVCNSLIMASVQTGMEIAVATPKGYEPDPEAVQFARDNGGKIVTYDDPTKAVADAHAIYTDTWISMGEEDIKDLKLKDFNGFCLDMPLLKRAAPDAIVLHCLPAHRGEEITDEVLDSMQSGVWDQAENRLHAQKAVLVRLMGQNI, from the coding sequence ATGAAGAAGGATTTTCTGTCGATTACGGATTTATCCTGCGAGGAGTACGATGATATCCTGACGCTTGCGTCACGGATGAAGCGCCAGCGGTATGCAGGGGTTCCCCACCCGCTGCTTGCAGGAAAAACGCTCGCGATGATCTTTGAGAAGGCGTCGACCAGAACACGGATCTCGTTTGATGTGGGTATGTATGATCTCGGCGGGTATGCGCTGTATCTGAACTCGCGGGACACGCAGCTTGGACGCGGTGAAACGATTGCAGATACTGCACGGGTGATGTCTCGGTATGTGCACGGGGTAATTATGCGGACGTTTAAGCATGAGACGATCACAGAATTTGCGAAGTACTCGTCAATTCCTGTTATCAATGCACTTTCCGACAAGGAGCATCCCTGCCAGATTATGGCTGACTCGTTGACGCTGAAGGAGAAGTTCGGCGAGCTTCAGGGTTTGAAAATTGCATGGATTGGTGATGGGAACAATGTCTGCAACTCGCTGATTATGGCGTCGGTTCAGACCGGTATGGAGATTGCGGTGGCAACGCCGAAAGGTTATGAGCCTGATCCCGAGGCGGTGCAGTTTGCACGCGATAACGGCGGTAAAATTGTTACCTATGATGATCCAACCAAGGCTGTTGCTGATGCGCATGCAATTTATACGGATACTTGGATCTCGATGGGCGAGGAGGATATTAAGGATCTGAAGCTGAAGGACTTCAACGGTTTCTGTCTTGATATGCCGCTCCTGAAGCGTGCAGCACCCGATGCAATAGTGCTCCACTGCCTTCCGGCCCACCGCGGTGAGGAGATCACCGATGAGGTGCTTGATTCGATGCAGAGCGGTGTGTGGGATCAGGCGGAAAACCGTCTGCACGCACAGAAGGCAGTTCTTGTGCGGCTGATGGGACAAAATATCTAA